In Arachis hypogaea cultivar Tifrunner chromosome 2, arahy.Tifrunner.gnm2.J5K5, whole genome shotgun sequence, a genomic segment contains:
- the LOC112738901 gene encoding mitochondrial ATP-independent inner membrane protease subunit 2 isoform X1: MNLFIFVCVLGFKVREEEEERGFSFGFCSLLPPMVSLSTWVRYFAHKLEYSVSLSWKNYKGGHITDREVGDVVWKNFFQGKLTYTHWNKGEEMAPTIAGKAATLLVRKLPNPDPTHVFVGDVVVMKDPQKPDNYLVRRLMAVEGYEMVSTDEKDEPFVLDKDQCWVVADNEKLKAKQEANDSRTFGPVQMTDIVGRVIYCLRSAVDHGRVHNSHFGMRKDLPVLEVELDVDEMAKSHKA, encoded by the exons atgaatttattcatttttgtttgtgttttggggtttaaggtgagggaagaagaagaagaaagagggttTTCTTTCGGTTTCTGCAGTTTACTGCCTCCAATGGTTTCGCTATCAACTTGGGTTCGATATTTTGCTCACAAGCTCGAATACTCCGTCTCTCTCAGCTGGAAG AACTATAAAGGAGGTCATATTACAGATAGAGAGGTCGGTGATGTTGTTTGGAAGAACTTCTTCCAAGGAAAGTTGACATACACTCACTGGAATAAAGGAGAGGAAATGGCCCCTACTATTGCTGGAAAAGCAGCGACACTTCTTGTTCGGAAATTACCGAATCCTGACCCAAC GCATGTTTTTGTAGGAGATGTTGTGGTCATGAAGGACCCTCAGAAGCCAGATAACTACCTAGTTAGAAGATTAATGGCGGTTGAAGGTTATGAAATGGTTTCTACTGATGAAAAAGACGAGCCCTTTGTTCTTGACAAGGATCAGTGCTGGGTAGTGGCTGACAATGAAAAGTTGAAAGCAAAG CAGGAAGCAAATGATAGTCGAACATTCGGTCCAGTTCAAATGACAGACATTGTAGGCCGAGTCATATATTGCCTACGAAGTGCAGTAGACCACGGCCGTGTACACAACAG TCATTTCGGCATGCGAAAGGATTTGCCAGTGTTAGAAGTGGAACTCGATGTTGACGAGATGGCAAAGAGTCACAAAGCCTAG
- the LOC112738901 gene encoding mitochondrial ATP-independent inner membrane protease subunit 2 isoform X2 yields MNLFIFVCVLGFKVREEEEERGFSFGFCSLLPPMVSLSTWVRYFAHKLEYSVSLSWKNYKGGHITDREVGDVVWKNFFQGKLTYTHWNKGEEMAPTIAGKAATLLVRKLPNPDPTHVFVGDVVVMKDPQKPDNYLVRRLMAVEGYEMVSTDEKDEPFVLDKDQCWVVADNEKLKAKEANDSRTFGPVQMTDIVGRVIYCLRSAVDHGRVHNSHFGMRKDLPVLEVELDVDEMAKSHKA; encoded by the exons atgaatttattcatttttgtttgtgttttggggtttaaggtgagggaagaagaagaagaaagagggttTTCTTTCGGTTTCTGCAGTTTACTGCCTCCAATGGTTTCGCTATCAACTTGGGTTCGATATTTTGCTCACAAGCTCGAATACTCCGTCTCTCTCAGCTGGAAG AACTATAAAGGAGGTCATATTACAGATAGAGAGGTCGGTGATGTTGTTTGGAAGAACTTCTTCCAAGGAAAGTTGACATACACTCACTGGAATAAAGGAGAGGAAATGGCCCCTACTATTGCTGGAAAAGCAGCGACACTTCTTGTTCGGAAATTACCGAATCCTGACCCAAC GCATGTTTTTGTAGGAGATGTTGTGGTCATGAAGGACCCTCAGAAGCCAGATAACTACCTAGTTAGAAGATTAATGGCGGTTGAAGGTTATGAAATGGTTTCTACTGATGAAAAAGACGAGCCCTTTGTTCTTGACAAGGATCAGTGCTGGGTAGTGGCTGACAATGAAAAGTTGAAAGCAAAG GAAGCAAATGATAGTCGAACATTCGGTCCAGTTCAAATGACAGACATTGTAGGCCGAGTCATATATTGCCTACGAAGTGCAGTAGACCACGGCCGTGTACACAACAG TCATTTCGGCATGCGAAAGGATTTGCCAGTGTTAGAAGTGGAACTCGATGTTGACGAGATGGCAAAGAGTCACAAAGCCTAG